A section of the Clostridium felsineum DSM 794 genome encodes:
- a CDS encoding restriction endonuclease, producing MASKFLYEKEIRHNGLKKYKIVKAQSRYELDEKVKVLEAQCDEQWSKKCLAENKKAEKEKKLKNVEDCLAYSNKMTDEAEKIQKELDSILLNSLNLKPFDIKSMKNFSEYRIEKPEEPKQLNIPFEPKLTDEKYNPKVPFLIKLSKKKLEEFHNKNNQEFKNDWSIWEFNKKSIENKYAEEVKTYKDNLEKWEKGKENFKKLQAKNNDEVDKFIKEYKAGNSHAIEKYYSLVLENIKMPFEYDRQVEVEYNQDNKMIIVDILLPTIDDLPKLKKVTYVKIRNEFKESLQTESYMKKKYDMVIYQIVLQNLNYIFKSDKEHDFIESAVVNGKVSTIDKATGKSIEPYILTINISKQDFNELNLSAIDSKAWFKNAKGISDATFANITPVAPLVSMNREDSRFIEGYNVTSELDESVNLAAIDWQDFENLIREIFEQEFNVNGGEVKITQASRDGGVDAVAFDPDPIRGGKIVIQAKRYTNVVGVSAVRDLYGTVMNEGATKGILVTTSNYGNDAYNFANGKPLTLMNGANLLYLLEKHGHKARIDLKEAKDRLNS from the coding sequence ATGGCAAGTAAATTTTTATATGAAAAAGAAATTAGACATAATGGACTTAAAAAATATAAAATTGTAAAAGCACAATCAAGATATGAGTTAGATGAAAAAGTTAAGGTATTAGAAGCACAATGCGATGAACAATGGTCAAAAAAATGTTTAGCTGAAAATAAAAAAGCAGAAAAAGAAAAGAAATTAAAAAATGTTGAAGATTGCTTAGCATATTCAAATAAAATGACAGATGAAGCTGAAAAAATTCAAAAGGAGTTAGATTCAATATTATTGAATTCATTAAATTTAAAACCTTTTGATATTAAAAGTATGAAGAATTTTTCAGAATATCGAATTGAGAAACCAGAGGAACCTAAACAACTGAATATACCTTTTGAACCAAAGTTAACAGATGAGAAATATAATCCAAAGGTGCCATTTTTAATTAAACTATCAAAGAAAAAGTTAGAAGAGTTTCATAATAAAAATAATCAAGAGTTTAAAAATGATTGGTCTATATGGGAATTTAATAAAAAAAGCATTGAAAATAAATATGCAGAAGAAGTGAAAACATATAAAGATAATCTTGAGAAATGGGAGAAAGGTAAAGAAAATTTTAAGAAGTTACAAGCTAAAAACAATGATGAGGTAGATAAATTTATTAAGGAGTATAAAGCTGGCAATTCACATGCAATTGAAAAATATTATTCTTTAGTTTTAGAGAATATAAAAATGCCTTTCGAATATGATAGGCAAGTTGAAGTAGAATATAATCAAGATAATAAAATGATTATAGTTGATATTTTACTACCTACAATAGATGATTTGCCTAAATTAAAAAAGGTTACTTATGTGAAAATAAGAAATGAATTTAAGGAATCTCTCCAGACGGAATCTTACATGAAAAAGAAATATGATATGGTAATATATCAGATAGTATTACAGAATTTAAATTATATTTTTAAATCGGATAAAGAACATGATTTTATAGAATCTGCGGTTGTTAATGGAAAAGTAAGTACAATTGATAAGGCAACAGGTAAAAGTATTGAGCCGTATATTTTAACTATAAATATATCAAAACAGGATTTCAATGAATTAAATTTAAGTGCTATTGATTCAAAAGCTTGGTTTAAGAATGCAAAAGGTATTTCTGATGCTACTTTTGCTAATATTACACCAGTTGCACCGCTTGTATCAATGAACCGTGAAGATAGTAGATTTATAGAAGGATATAATGTTACTAGTGAATTAGACGAAAGTGTTAATTTAGCAGCAATTGATTGGCAAGATTTTGAGAATCTTATAAGAGAAATATTTGAACAAGAATTTAATGTCAATGGTGGAGAAGTGAAAATAACACAGGCAAGTCGTGACGGTGGAGTAGATGCAGTGGCATTTGATCCAGACCCTATTAGAGGTGGCAAGATTGTTATTCAAGCAAAAAGATATACAAATGTAGTTGGAGTATCAGCAGTAAGAGATTTGTATGGAACTGTAATGAATGAAGGTGCTACTAAAGGTATACTTGTTACTACATCAAATTATGGAAATGATGCTTATAATTTTGCTAATGGTAAACCACTTACTCTTATGAATGGTGCTAATCTTTTATATTTACTTGAGAAACATGGACATAAAGCAAGGATTGATTTAAAGGAAGCGAAGGATAGGTTAAATAGTTAA
- a CDS encoding LAGLIDADG family homing endonuclease: MTPIERAYLAGIIDGEGSIMLIKFHCNQFHAPCVSIASTTLELLTWIKNTTNAGTITKKKNYNKEKHKDSYAYYLKYDDAINFLKEISDYLIISSKKQRAKLILDKYKSVTPRNGKYSKEMLKMKNEFYEEFIKIK, from the coding sequence ATGACCCCTATAGAAAGAGCTTACCTAGCTGGTATAATCGATGGTGAAGGCAGCATAATGTTAATAAAGTTCCATTGTAATCAATTTCATGCTCCCTGCGTTTCTATTGCTTCTACAACCTTAGAATTACTAACTTGGATAAAAAACACCACAAATGCTGGTACTATAACAAAAAAGAAAAATTATAATAAAGAAAAGCATAAAGATTCATACGCTTACTACTTAAAATACGATGATGCTATCAATTTTTTAAAAGAAATATCTGATTATCTAATAATATCTTCTAAAAAACAAAGAGCTAAATTAATATTAGATAAATACAAAAGCGTGACTCCACGAAACGGAAAATATTCTAAAGAAATGCTCAAAATGAAAAATGAATTCTATGAAGAGTTTATTAAAATAAAATAA
- a CDS encoding esterase/lipase family protein, with translation MGKLRKKVGIILLSLTMVFAIYPQGYALASTKDYKTASTSNNNYPIVMVHGLLGWGNTELFGLNYWGGFSSLRDYLTNEGYTVYTPTVGSITSNWDRACELYAYLKGGTVDYGEAHSKKYGHERYGRTYPGVYKSLGEAASDGSINKVHLIGHSMGGQTIRLMTQLLEQGSEDEMAATPSGNISELFKGGHSWVSSVTTLCTPNDGSPTANKLSEILPNVQQFVASLGAQAGIVDSSNPCFDYRLDQWGLRKEKGESLKDYTQKVNSSNLWNKTKDFSLWDLTPEGSKAFNSWVSAQKDVYYFSLACQDTHEDSSTKYQVPDANMNPLFLSSSKYIGSCINNNEGQVPITKTWWQNDGLVSIISAEGPHVGSSDKIVPFSGVPEKGVWNYLGVRPSTDHIQMVGLYKCDNDLKNEYTSIAKMLTDLPK, from the coding sequence ATGGGAAAATTGAGAAAAAAAGTTGGTATCATTTTATTAAGTTTAACTATGGTTTTTGCTATTTATCCACAAGGTTATGCCTTAGCAAGCACCAAAGACTATAAAACAGCAAGCACTTCTAACAATAATTACCCTATAGTTATGGTTCATGGACTTCTTGGTTGGGGAAATACAGAATTATTTGGGCTTAATTATTGGGGAGGCTTTTCTAGCTTAAGAGATTATTTAACCAATGAAGGTTATACAGTGTATACACCTACAGTAGGTTCAATAACTAGTAATTGGGACAGAGCCTGTGAGCTGTATGCTTATTTAAAAGGTGGCACTGTTGACTATGGTGAAGCACATTCAAAAAAATATGGACATGAGCGTTATGGAAGAACTTATCCTGGCGTTTATAAGTCTTTAGGAGAAGCAGCTAGTGATGGAAGTATAAACAAAGTACATTTAATAGGGCACAGCATGGGAGGACAAACTATAAGACTTATGACTCAGCTATTGGAGCAGGGAAGTGAGGATGAAATGGCAGCAACACCATCAGGCAATATTTCTGAGCTTTTCAAAGGTGGACATTCATGGGTAAGCAGTGTAACAACACTCTGTACGCCTAATGATGGAAGTCCAACTGCTAATAAGTTATCAGAAATCTTGCCAAATGTTCAGCAATTTGTAGCATCTCTTGGAGCTCAAGCAGGTATTGTGGATTCAAGTAATCCTTGTTTTGACTATAGATTAGATCAATGGGGACTTCGTAAAGAGAAAGGCGAATCTCTTAAAGATTACACACAAAAGGTTAATAGCAGTAATTTATGGAATAAAACAAAGGATTTCAGTTTATGGGATCTTACGCCAGAAGGATCTAAGGCTTTTAATTCTTGGGTTTCAGCTCAAAAAGATGTATACTATTTTTCATTAGCTTGTCAGGATACTCATGAAGATTCATCAACAAAGTATCAAGTTCCAGACGCTAATATGAATCCGCTATTTTTATCATCCTCAAAGTATATTGGTTCATGTATAAATAATAATGAAGGACAAGTACCTATTACAAAGACTTGGTGGCAAAATGATGGACTTGTTAGTATTATATCAGCTGAAGGTCCTCATGTAGGGTCAAGCGATAAAATAGTGCCATTTAGTGGAGTACCAGAAAAAGGCGTATGGAATTACCTTGGGGTAAGACCATCTACAGATCACATACAAATGGTAGGGCTATATAAATGCGATAATGACCTTAAAAATGAATATACATCAATTGCAAAGATGCTAACTGATTTACCTAAATAA
- the smpB gene encoding SsrA-binding protein SmpB translates to MAKKNTENNTLADNRKAWHDYFIEETYECGIELVGTEVKSIKNGRANLKDSYAEIRNGEVFACNMHVSPYEQGNIFNVDPLRKRKLLLHKSEIGKLLGFASQKGYTLVPVALYLKNRRVKVKLAVAVGKKNYDKRNSLKEKDAKREIDRVMKSNR, encoded by the coding sequence ATGGCTAAAAAGAATACAGAGAACAATACCTTAGCTGATAATAGAAAGGCATGGCATGACTATTTTATTGAGGAAACCTATGAATGTGGAATAGAGCTTGTTGGCACGGAGGTAAAATCGATAAAGAACGGAAGAGCAAATCTTAAAGATAGTTACGCAGAAATAAGAAATGGAGAAGTTTTTGCTTGTAACATGCATGTTAGTCCATATGAGCAAGGAAATATTTTCAATGTAGATCCTTTAAGAAAAAGAAAGCTTCTTTTACATAAAAGCGAAATTGGTAAGCTTTTAGGTTTTGCAAGTCAAAAGGGATATACGCTAGTTCCAGTAGCCTTGTATTTGAAAAACAGAAGAGTAAAAGTAAAATTAGCGGTTGCAGTTGGTAAAAAGAATTATGATAAGAGAAATTCTTTAAAAGAAAAAGATGCTAAACGTGAAATAGATAGAGTAATGAAAAGTAACAGATAA